In Tripterygium wilfordii isolate XIE 37 chromosome 23, ASM1340144v1, whole genome shotgun sequence, one genomic interval encodes:
- the LOC119993101 gene encoding ferrochelatase-2, chloroplastic-like — protein sequence MAAMNAASISGVKISVSDRKFFRSCPQVRPVLSVSCRSLKGLQESQAFMVPVSESIDKSSVLCRGLPHKVNKRNNTALTFSSVGVGTYDLSFVESQSHVTEEKVGVLLLNLGGPETLNDVQPFLFNLFADPDIIRLPRLFRFLQQPLAQLISVLRAPKSKEGYSSIGGGSPLRKITDEQARDIKLALEARNMAANVYVGMRYWHPFTEDAIEQIKKDKVTKLVVLPLYPQYSISTTGSSISVIQSIFREDAYLSGLPVSIIKSWYQRDGYIKSMADLIEKELVKFSNPEEVMIFFSAHGVPAFYVKDAGDPYKDQMEDCIVLIMRELKARGINNEHTLAYQSRVGPVQWLKPYTDEVLVELGQKGVKSLLAVPVSFVSEHIETLEEIDMEYKELALESGIENWGRVPALGCTSSFIADLGDAVIESLPSARAMSTSRSISEEDDHDFLKYFIKVFFGSILAFLLLLFPKVMTAFKSHIL from the exons ATGGCCGCGATGAATGCGGCTTCGATCTCAGGCGTTAAGATTTCTGTTTCCGATCGTAAATTCTTCAG GTCATGCCCTCAAGTCAGACCTGTATTGTCCGTTTCTTGCCGCTCACTCAAGGGATTACAAGAATCTCAGGCTTTCATGGTTCCAGTTTCCGAGTCAATTGATAAAAGTTCCGTCTTATGCCGTGGATTACCACACAAAGTTAACAAGAGAAATAATACTGCGCTAACATTTTCGTCTGTTGGAGTAGGCACATATgatttaagttttgtagaatcTCAATCACATGTCACAGAGGAAAAGGTTGGGGTGTTGCTTCTGAATCTTGGAGGGCCAGAAACACTTAATGATGTTCAgccatttttatttaatttatttgcaGATCCG GATATTATACGTCTGCCGAGGCTGTTTCGGTTTCTTCAGCAACCATTGGCACAATTAATTTCTGTACTCCGGGCTCCCAAAAGTAAGGAAGGGTATTCATCCATAGGAGGTGGCTCACCTTTGCGGAAAATAACAGACGAGCAG GCACGAGATATTAAGTTAGCTTTAGAAGCAAGAAATATGGCAGCAAATGTCTACGTAGGAATGCGTTATTGGCACCCATTCACTGAGGACGCAATTGAGCAG ATCAAGAAGGACAAGGTGACAAAACTTGTTGTGCTGCCGCTTTATCCACAGTATTCTATCTCGACAACTGGATCAAGCATCAGTGTTATCCAAAGTATCTTTAG GGAAGATGCATATCTATCTGGGCTGCCTGTTTCTATCATAAAGTCCTGGTATCAACGAGATGGTTATATCAAGTCTATGGCTGATCTGATTGAAAAAGAGCTTGTGAAGTTCTCTAATCCAGAGGAG GTCATGATATTCTTTAGTGCCCATGGGGTACCAGCCTTTTATGTAAAAGATGCGGGCGATCCATACAAAGACCAGATGGAGGATTGCATTGTCTTAATCATGCGAGAGTTGAAAGCTAGAGGAATCAACAATGAGCATACTCTTGCTTACCAG AGCCGTGTTGGTCCTGTGCAATGGCTGAAGCCTTACACTGATGAAGTACTCGTTGAGCTTGGTCAGAAAGGGGTGAAGAGTCTTCTAGCTGTACCAGTGAG CTTTGTGAGTGAGCACATAGAGACTCTAGAAGAGATTGACATGGAATACAAGGAGCTGGCTCTTGAATCCGGAATTGAGAATTGGGGTCGTGTGCCTGCTCTGGGGTGTACCTCTTCTTTCATAGCAGATCTTGGAGATGCTGTAATAGAATCCTTACCATCAGCGAGAGCCATGTCTACGTCAAGAAGCATCTCTGAGGAAGATGACCATGATTTTCTGAAATATTTTATCAAAGTATTCTTCGGTTCCATCTTAGCATTTCTTTTGCTCTTATTTCCAAAGGTGATGACAGCATTCAAGAGCCATATCTTGTGA